aaatttgtacaaacTGATGCAAATGGTCTAATAATTCAATACATGGAACTCAGAGTTAATAACATGCTCTAACAACTCTAAATATCCgccatatatataattatatataacagCCCTAAATATCCGCcgtatatataattatatatacacgCACACTTTTAAAATGCAATTTTTCTAGAATTTCTAGAATCCccgccccttttttttttaaatgcaaattttctagaatttctagaattccactttttttttttttttaaaaaattgcaaattttctagaatttttaaaatcccactttttttttcttttttttttcaagtacaaCTATTGAAAACACCCCATCCACTCGCAAGAAACTGTAAGTGCATGACTCAGGAGTTGATTCAGTAGTACAATGACATggccttttcatttttctcttcctgGTCATCATGtaaaagagaaacttgaaatTGAATACTTCCAATATCACAGTTTTATAACCACTGTTTGAAGCCCACCAATTGGGCAAGTGGACTGAGTACAACCTTCTCAGCTTTTTAACGGgctatataagaaaaagaagaatccTAGTCATTGCTTGGTACGTAGGTCTATTACTATAGGGTTTGCGTAATGGAGAGGCTAAATGGAAACAACTTTATACAATCTTTGTGTTCAAACAAGACCAAATTTACAGTTCGGAGAATGGTATACAATACAAGTGTGTATCAAGGGTcattcagaaaaaaatatttcttcatgACCAAAGTTTCAGTTTCCATTTACCAAGCAGTCCAAGCCTTTCAAAGAGTTGGCAAAGCATTTCTACTTTGAACGAGAAATAGGGGAATAATGGACTAAGGGGACACATAAATCTACACTATTAAACTGCATAATCACGTTGTATTTTAATTGAAACGGTTAATATACACTATTACACTGGCATAATCACAGGTGCCGAAGCTTAATCTAAGGATGCCTTAGCTGCATTTTGCTTTTGCTCCCTTTGCTGATGAAGTTTTGTTGCTTCTTTTAATTTGCTTCCTGAGATGCAGCCTGCAAACTCTTTTGGGACTCCcaacatatttcaagaaaccTCACCTACATAATTccctagtgttttttttttcttcgttggTGCTAACTCTAAGCAAGCCTAGTTGTCAATTCCTATGTCATCGATCTTTATTTTCCTGTTCTTTAATTATAGCGTTGAATTGTTCTGGTTTATCCAGTGTCACATCTCCATGCTTGATGTTGTTGTGCTGCCTTCTAAACAAAGGGGGAGGACTCTTGAGGATTGACAAATTCCAAGAAACATCCCCTCAAAGCCTTCGCGTCACAACAAGATATTTGTGAAGATGGCCTGTCAAATTCACGATTAGATATATCAAGGAACAAATATGGGATCAAAATAAGGGAAAATATCTGCCAAAACATCAAAAGAAAGGCAGAGGTGGAAGAAATGATAAAAATCGAGGAGGGAAAGCAAGCTGGCCCAACCAACCCAAAATATAAAGACCTAAAATTACAGATAAAATctatcattgaaaaaaaaaaaaaaaaaaaaaaagatcgaaagaaagaaatattcacacaaaattgacacaataacacaagaaaACCTGCAGTATAAGCGACTCCAGCAGCAATAATCTGCCTCCAAAACTCTGCCCGTTGGCAATGAATCTCAGCCTGAGAATGAGATGTCAGCAGTTGATTCTTCATAAAGGGATTTGAAGAGGCTTCAACATTTGAATGGTAATATAGCTTCCACTATCTCAACAATTATTCATTTTGAAGTAACTGAATTAAAGCAACCCTGTCGCTTGCCTTCTCTTGCTCTGGAGTATACATTTGTTTTGAATGTGTTCAAGATCTTCGGGAACTGAAACATCTGGAATTAATTAATCTTCCTTAAGTATAATACATGAAAGTTCTgaccattattttttaaacctgtagaaagaaaaattcaaaaggaaaaaagcacATAATTTTTAACTATCTTACTTTAGAGTTGCtaaacaaagcaaagaaaattaatgaaagcTCTCCAAATATTATGGGCTTCAGCAAGCATAAGAAACTCTATAGCTTGTCTTGCAGGATCATCAATTTCTAttctaaacaaattaaaatctaTTTATACTAGCCAAAAGAGTACCCCATTCTCAGTCATATCATAGAATTCTATGACACTATTTGTTGCTGCTGCTCTCAGAAACTTATTTTCACAAAAGTAGGTCTAAGGGctctgttcttatataattttgttccaTCTAGGCGACAAGAAGTacccattttctaaaattaggAAAAAGGACGTAAGGATGTCTTAAAGTTTTAAGCAATATTTGAAATTAATACTTGATCCCCCGTCACCCccaaaagtaattaaaaaaggCACTTGAGATTGATAACAGTAAGTTAAAATTACAGTTGAACTTACTATCATGTATAAGACCTCAGTcaagaaagggggggggggggggggaaataatatatatagatatatatatatatatatatatatatatatatatatatatatatattagtcaatGTATAAGACCTCAGTGCCCAAAGGAGGGTAGGCATTAGATCGTAATATTAGAGATATCAATGTTCAATCCCATTATATTATTAGTCAAAATTCATTGTATTATCCTAATCCAAGTTCATCGTAGCCATTTGGGTCATTCTGCTATAGACATCTGCCTTTAAGACTGAACTTAATCGCTTATGCTTTTTCTCTCTCGTTTTCTCTTACTTCTTcctaatattttcttattttaacaTTGTATCATAGCTATATGGCTGGTTTTTTCTAACACTAGAAAGTCTGAAACCAACATTTACTTCTAGGGAATTTATTCTGCTGTTTTTAGATTCCCTTTCTTCTTGTacatagttttttgtttttttgtttttcgctGTTGCTTGTACATATCTTCTTTGCCTACTTCATTTCTTTGATGGAGTAGTTTTCTAAGACAGcctttcttacctatcaaaaaaaaaaaaatattctctctgTTCTTAGCACATTTGTCCAACTGCACCACACCAAAAGCTTCTTCTAATGCCAAATAAACTATTTTCCCAGTTTATTGATTTCCAACAAGGTTATTCAAGTGAATCAAATACCATACTCTATCAAATTTTACTAGAAAGGCAAGCAAATTTACATACAGGGACTTCATGCACATTCAAAATCTTAAAACAGAAAAGAATAAGCGCCATGGCTAACACAACATGCAGAATGACTGTGAAAGGTTGGCATGTTCCCATGGCTACCTTTGACTTTCGCACGCTCAGATTGTTCCCACTAAATTTCCTAAATAGTGGCAACTCCTTGTATGCACTGCTGATTGGTTCCCTCACACAGCTTGAACAAAGTGTTTGCAGGAACGGCAGAAGAAATGAGTTTTCTTTGAGGTTTTAGAACTGGGGATGGAAGCAAACTCAACTGGAGTATATTATGGCCTAAGGTATACTCATATTCATTGATACACTCCTTAGTTCTGAAGAAATCCAAGAATCATACTGCAGTAAGAAATCAaagttttcaaagaaaaaaagagcaaaatatGTAAAGATGAAGCTGAAGTACCGTTACAGGTTCTAAACAAGATACGGATGGATCAGACAGTCTCATTACTTTTCTGAGCTTGAagtttctgtttggttgctCAGAAGTACTGTGGAAAAGAAAAGCAGTTACAGATTCTAAACAACCTCATGCTTGATGTTGTTCTGGTTTCTCAAATGGTCAGCAGAACTCACCATGCTAATTATTTGTATTACGCTCAGTTGAACAGAGCCAAACATTTCCTCAAATCCCAATGTAAAAtctaagttctttttttttttttttgatgtcttttgacattttcttagcaaccaaacatatCATAAATGAACGACTGactgacaaaaataaaaacaattaagcattttctctctattcaatatatctatataagaaaaagatgaatCAACGACTGactgacaaaaataaaaacaattaagcattttctctctattcaatatatctttataagaaaaagatgaatCCTGTCAGTAACGACCCTTCATCACTGCTTGATACGTAGGTATATTACTGTAGTGTTGAGTAATGCAAGGGCTAATGGAAACAACCATATACAATCATTatgttcaaagttcaaacaagaCCAAAAGCATAGGTCAGAGAATGGTTTGCATGCGTGTATAAGCGAGTAATTTAGAACAAATTCTTTCATGAGCTATATTCAGTTACCAAGCTTGCAAAAAGTTGGTTAGCATTTCTACTTTGAAAGAGAAAAGGGGGAAAGGATTAAGGAGACACATCAATCTACACTATCATACAGCATAATCTACATATATAAACACCATTGTTGTATTTTACATTGAGAATGGTCAATATACAATCACTGCCGAAGCTTAATTCTTGCCATCTCTAAGGCTGCCTTAGCTGCATTACGCTTTTGCTCCCTTTGATGACAAATTTTTGTTGCCTCTTCTGCTTCCTGAGATGCAGTCTGCAAACTCTTTTGAGACTCCAGCATATCCCTAGAAACCTCACCTACACGAGTCTCTAGCTCCTTAGTCTCAGCCTCACAACTGGACAACTGATTCTCAATTCGAAGAAGCAACTCTTTGACACAGGAAACCTCTTCACGAAGTGAGTGAAGACGCTGATTGGAGTCTGTATATGCAGTCATTATTTCGTCATGGATGTGAGAAATatcatcataccttactttctcaCTATGTAGCCGCTCCATCAAATCTTGAAAAGAATGTTCGTTGTTGATAGACTGCTCTATATCAGCAAATGATGATGCACAGGCAATGAACTCCTTCACACACTCATGAAAAGGTGTATAATTAACTAATAGACGatccaaaacaataaaagtagATTCCGCCACCTGTGTCATGGACTCGTGTTCAAGCGGATTCATTGATTCAAGATGGGTAAGAAGCTGATTTTGAACATGCAACACTGTCTGCTCAAGCACGTCCATGTTTAAAGTTGTTACGCTGCCTTTTAGCAAAGCAGGACTCTTGGGGATTGACAATTCACTTGAAGACTGAACGTCACAACAAGATATTTGTGATGATGTCTCATCAAATTCAACAATTGAAGGGCTATGATGCAGGTCAGCAGATCCTTCACAATTAGACACATCTTTATCTCGAGGAACAAATATGGGATCAAAATTAGGGAAAACACCTGCCAAGAATATGAATTGGAGTCATAACCAAAGatgaaagagggaaaaaaaccTAATAATGGAATGTAATCTGTATTTACAGCAAAAGAAAGGCCGAGGTGGAAGAACAAATAAACATCGAGGAGGAGGGAAAGCAAGCCGGCCCAACCAACCCAGAATATGAAGTCCTAAAATTTGACTTATACAATCTGTcactgaaagaaaaaaaaatattaacacatAATTGACAAGGGTGCGCAGCAAGTTAGCAAGAATAAAGCAAGAGAAACATAAACTATAAAGAAATGGCGGGGGGGGAGAGTAATTGTAGGATACATAGCAAATGTGTACATACGCAAGAATTACCTTCAGTAGAAGTGTCTCCAGCAGCAGCAATTTGCCTCCAGAACTCAGCCTGCTGGCAATGAATCTCAGCCTGAGATGTCAGATGGGTAATTAAAAGTGATTTCTTCATAATGGAACCCAACTCAACCCCCAGCATAACTAGGTCTTGGAGATTTGAAGAGTCCTCAACTCGTGATGGATCAATATACTTTGTAGACGTTAAATTCTCTGAAGTCTCATCATGTTCACTCCTCTCTATGACAGGCTCTTGATCTTTCTCAAAATGTTCATGTACAGCCACAGAAGTTGGGAGATGTTGAGGATTTTCCATCTCTAGTGAATCAAACTTCCTCTTTAAATGCTTAATACTCAAACCACCCATTTTAATGGCTAACTGATGGCTTCTTGAAGTAGAATCTGCAGATATGTCATGTTTACTTTCATCTACAAGATCATTAATTGTGGTAATTTCTTGAGTATCCTCCCATTGAAGGAAACGACAAGCTCCTTGTCCCTGTTTCAAAGCCACAATCCATTAATCAGATATCAACTAGTATGTGAAAGAATGGCAAATCTGTGATTTTAAAATGCTCCATAAGGAGGATACACAAAATGAACAGAGGCTGCTCTCCTAAAATGCTGCCAGCTATATCTTTTCAAGTTTCTTGGTTTACTTTTATCTGTATTGGTTTAAGGACAAGGTGCTGTATGGGTAGTTGGAACTGAGCAAGACCCACTTACAGATGGATGTTTGGTAcattatatttaataatattaacGCCAACAATGAAATAAGCAAAGGACCATACAATATAAATGCATCTTGGATACTGAGAAAATTTATATCACAAAACATCACTACATGCCCAATCACCCAGCTCATATGAATTTGCATTACATGCCTCAACTTGTTGGTGAATCAACGGTAGTGATTGTTAAATGGAAAATCCAACTGTGAGTTCAACAAGTATATACTTTTCTTCTATACATGTTAATAAGTCACACTCGATCAGGTATTGCAAGAAGGATTAATCATGCCAACAAAAGCAGATACTAAACCGCAGAGTGCTAGGCCAGTAGTTCTTAAGTTAATGAAATACAATGAAATGGTTCAATTAACCTAAGCAATTGATATTCCATGAAAAGTACCAAATTACCAATCAGAAACAAAGACCATCAATGAAACCAGGTTTATGTACCCATGTTTTCATAGCAATACAACCCAAATTTAGTGACTTTTACTGAAGCTGGTGAACTTACTCAATGGTTCTATATCTATCACAAATGGAAAAAGAGTTAATACAATCAAAATCAACATTAGGTACAAAAACGAAAACAAATTTGTGCATGCCATATATATCAAGAAGCCAGAAATTATAGCGGCAATAAACTAGATTATCTACAAGAAATATTGAATGAGGGCAGGTACACCTTGGGGACTCTGCAGACAAAATAGCCTCGACCCGCATTGGGACCACTTGTCATCATATCCCATGCACAAGGCCCAGCTCGACAAAAACACGTTTTGACTTCACCATTTGTTTTGACCTCGTCACACCACTTAAAGAACTTACATTTAGTACCCTGTTAAAAACGtgacaaacaaaaagaacattAAAAGAAATCGAAACCCAAGAGTACCCAGATCAAAAAAAGTATCGAAATTGATGATTGCATATGATGTTCTGACATTAACACCACGGCAAGTGTAGAACTTCCTGCCGGGGTTCTTGTCGGTTTGAGCAACCCGAACGAGACAGGACCGGCCACAACGGCAGCGAAGGAGGGGGAGATCAAGAGTGCTGGTGGGGCTGGAAGTGGAAGTGGACGGCTCAGATTTGCTGGGTGGGGTTTTGAAGGGACAATATATAGCCCAGTGACCTTGCTGATGGCAGCGGAAGCATGTGTCTCCTTGCATTCTCTGTGCAAGTGAAAGGCtttgttggtgttgttgatgCTGATGCTGAGGCTGAGGGGTCACAGACACACTCCCATGGCTAAGGAATTGGTGTTGCTGATACTGAGAGTGATAATGGGGTAATAATGGAGGAGTagtagcagcagcagcagcaacagagCTTGAACCATGGAACTCGGTTTCAGAcatcatgaatttttttaatttcgaTTCTGAGAAAACGAAATGAATATGAAAAGAAGGTTGAAAGCAGGAGGCAGAGCTCACTCGTCAGCTTATTACCAGtgtctttttttctctctctcttttaaccAGATGAATCGGCCACGGTCCGGTCCAAATGTAACACAGTAAGtaaatattttagcaaaaaGGGCAAAAAGAActagaataatttatttttttttttttaataaatgagatGTTGGAGTTTTTGACTAAATATtatagggaagaaaaaaaaaaagtttatttgtgatatagGAAGTGTTGGaaattatttggaaaaatgaggAAAGAAACAAATTTCGGTAACAcgataaaattttaacaaaaagtatgagagaggagagagaaataatgTGATGGTTGGTgtgagaaaaaatttaaattttgataatgaGGTTATTAAAATTCCTATCACTAAAAATCAGCTATCCAAATGAAGTGCCTGAAGGAGAGGAGTGCTCGAAAGGAAAAAAgtaattgtggcaaccaagttgccaaAATTGTAGGggagtgaggagagagaaaaaaggaacGGTGGCAACTAAGTTGccaaaaatgtgagaaaaaaaaaaaagaattatgacAACCAAGTTGATGAAATTGTAagggatgagagagaaaaatttaATAGGAATTTTGGCATGCTAAAaatggaggggaaaaaaaaagaattatagcAATGGAGTTGCCAAAAATTAGAGGAGTCAATTACCTCTTCCTGAATCTTGATTCTTATTCTCCAAAGACTTAAGTAcatagaatatattttttattcattcctAATAAAACCCACTGATATCACACACATAGAATCTATGTCATGTATagattcttttttgtctttttatttctcCTCCTTGTTATAAAAGGCAGCATTTGCTTTTGCATCTCCTTATAGAAAGTATTAacattttttgtattgtttCACATATTTCCGATTGTTCGTTGCTTTATTACTCTTCTACTTTACTCTAGTGTGCACAACTAAGGATTGTAAATTTTGggttaatgttaattttttgctTTGCTTATTAACTTACAGCTCTAAACATtaatagtttattattattgtataaaTATATGCTTTGTAAATATTAGAAGTTAATACAttgtaaaatattatgtatTGTTGTATTAGAGTTAATATTGTTTTTATGACTATGATTATGACTATAATAatgattattgttgttgttgttgttattatcaTTTGAATTTTAGATTAATGAATTCTTTATGGTTAGGACTACAAGCATTTTAagttatatttgaaatttaccaTAATAAATTGTAATAGTCACCATATatgaatttgattatttgtAGTTGATAACATATAATCAGCGTATGACTTAAggtgcttctcaaaaaaaaaaaaaaaaagctatgcTTTAGGCTAGGAATTGtctattttgaaattcaaatatttttcacTCATTACAAAATATTGCCTTGTATAGCAAATCTCAAGTATCTTGTTGATATCATTATAAATACAATATCTTGAACTCTTTTAAGGGTCAAACTGATTCACATAAACTTttcattattgttgttattttgtgtttatttattattatttttttttttttgcaagtacCACTCTACAATTCTCACTCTTTCGGTTGGTATCACAATTGTGGTAAGTATCTCAACTCTCTAACTAAATTTATATGtgatttgttaattttgaaattatttaatatttttattgttattattattatatgaccacaaaaattgtaataactGTATTATTGTAATctttttataatcatttttactttgttattatcaATTGTTACATCTATTACTTGGACAAAATATATTGCACAATATGTTTATTggtttataataaagatatgtatgggtattattattattattattattattattattattattattattattattattattatttagtataaTAAATCGTATATTTGTGATTCTTttgatttcattaaaatttagttGGTATAAAAATGTATTAAGTTTCTTGAATCTTTACGATTTAGGGTGGTTATAGGTtgggaaataaaaattaattatatgctttataaatattatacgctaatatattgtaaatattataaatggTTATATTATAGTTAATACTAATAATTGTGtatatgattatttttgctaaaactattattattaaaaaatttgacttccTAAATCCTTTATTTGAGTTTCTTTCAATTTCATTATGAACTACAAGCATTGTAAGTTATATTTAATGTTTAGAATAAAAAACTGTAGTAGTCACTATATACTAATTTTATTatagttcttttgtttttatttaagattatattttttagaagatatttatgattatttgattgtgtattttcgttctttatttcttcattctatAATTCCTACATTCCTTCACTTCGTATCGCGATTGTAGTAAACTTTTCAACTCcctaatttaattggaaattattttcttagtttgtaatttttttatatacattgtttgtaaaaaatatatcttcagatattgtaattttttaatcttagtgtttatatattaaagatatTGTGAAAACACGTCTTCACTTACACTATACTTTATATTGTTTGTGTATGAATATAAGGATAGGATAATTAGGGTTGATTCCATTCCATTTATGAGTATGAGTATGATTATGATTAATTTCTTATAGTCTATTTAATTTAGGGTTGACCAAGATCTTAATAGTACTTTATTGTCAATTCATTAATATCatattcttcttcaaaaaaaattca
This genomic stretch from Castanea sativa cultivar Marrone di Chiusa Pesio chromosome 1, ASM4071231v1 harbors:
- the LOC142642416 gene encoding uncharacterized protein LOC142642416 encodes the protein MMSETEFHGSSSVAAAAATTPPLLPHYHSQYQQHQFLSHGSVSVTPQPQHQHQQHQQSLSLAQRMQGDTCFRCHQQGHWAIYCPFKTPPSKSEPSTSTSSPTSTLDLPLLRCRCGRSCLVRVAQTDKNPGRKFYTCRGVNGTKCKFFKWCDEVKTNGEVKTCFCRAGPCAWDMMTSGPNAGRGYFVCRVPKGQGACRFLQWEDTQEITTINDLVDESKHDISADSTSRSHQLAIKMGGLSIKHLKRKFDSLEMENPQHLPTSVAVHEHFEKDQEPVIERSEHDETSENLTSTKYIDPSRVEDSSNLQDLVMLGVELGSIMKKSLLITHLTSQAEIHCQQAEFWRQIAAAGDTSTEVTDCISQILGLHILGWLGRLAFPPPRCLFVLPPRPFFCCVFPNFDPIFVPRDKDVSNCEGSADLHHSPSIVEFDETSSQISCCDVQSSSELSIPKSPALLKGSVTTLNMDVLEQTVLHVQNQLLTHLESMNPLEHESMTQVAESTFIVLDRLLVNYTPFHECVKEFIACASSFADIEQSINNEHSFQDLMERLHSEKVRYDDISHIHDEIMTAYTDSNQRLHSLREEVSCVKELLLRIENQLSSCEAETKELETRVGEVSRDMLESQKSLQTASQEAEEATKICHQREQKRNAAKAALEMARIKLRQ